The following proteins are co-located in the Pseudanabaena sp. BC1403 genome:
- a CDS encoding DUF6713 family protein, whose amino-acid sequence MPIKNLLFNLGLATLSTHELDAVTQSEWHLLYILNSLPEQIAATSFVAIHVPFFAIIFWLGFNENTRVKEWSRIVFAIFLIVHAGLHKALENHPLYTFNSPLSQGLIFGAGLLGLLYLIVTYISNSRNSNYDNRPQM is encoded by the coding sequence ATGCCCATTAAAAATCTGCTGTTTAATTTAGGTTTAGCGACACTCTCCACCCATGAGCTAGATGCTGTAACCCAATCTGAGTGGCATTTGCTTTATATATTGAACAGTTTGCCAGAGCAAATAGCTGCAACTTCTTTTGTTGCTATCCATGTTCCATTCTTCGCAATCATTTTCTGGTTAGGCTTTAACGAAAACACGAGGGTTAAAGAATGGTCAAGAATTGTATTTGCGATATTCTTGATTGTTCATGCTGGATTGCATAAGGCTCTAGAAAATCATCCGCTATATACCTTTAACTCGCCATTGTCTCAAGGATTAATTTTTGGAGCTGGGTTATTAGGGCTTCTGTACTTAATAGTTACCTATATATCGAATAGCCGCAATTCTAATTATGACAATCGACCTCAAATGTAA